The following coding sequences are from one Salvia hispanica cultivar TCC Black 2014 chromosome 3, UniMelb_Shisp_WGS_1.0, whole genome shotgun sequence window:
- the LOC125209903 gene encoding putative glycosyltransferase 7, which yields MVYHTATLKRSIAASLGSALFRLGSGALVMFTFVYTFWSAFTTPPTPTLAASHRRHDSPGRNFYDDPSLSYSLGSSPPMKGWDEKRREWLRQHPSFAPSRIVMVTGSQPGPCKNPIGDHLLLKLFKNKVDYCRRHGIDIFYNNALLHPQMFSFWAKAAAVRAAMLAHPEAEWIWWVDSDAAFTDMDFLPPLPRYHRHNMVVHGWAHLLREKHTWTGINAGVFLLRNSQWGLDFLEVWASMGPQSPDYAKWGQTLRSFFEDKMFPESDDQSGLIYLYLKEKWGEKIYVEDEYYLEGYWLDIVPIIENVTVRYTEIERNVVALRRRHAEKVSDGYARVWEEQLKGKAGLRRPFVTHFTGCQPCNGDHNRMYSRESCSDAMTKALTFADNQVLRNYGFVHLDLKDPSTANPLPFDYPA from the coding sequence ATGGTATACCACACCGCAACGCTGAAGCGGAGCATCGCGGCGTCGCTCGGCTCCGCCTTGTTCCGCCTCGGCAGCGGCGCTCTTGTCATGTTCACGTTTGTCTACACCTTCTGGTCCGCCTTCACCACACCCCCCACCCCCACTCTAGCCGCCTCCCACCGCCGCCACGACTCCCCGGGCCGAAACTTCTATGACGACCCGAGCCTGAGCTACAGCCTCGGGTCGTCGCCCCCGATGAAGGGGTGGGACGAGAAGAGGCGGGAGTGGCTGAGGCAGCACCCCTCCTTCGCCCCGAGCCGGATCGTGATGGTGACCGGGTCGCAGCCGGGGCCGTGCAAGAACCCCATCGGGGACCACCTCCTCCTGAAGCTGTTCAAGAACAAGGTGGACTACTGCCGGCGCCACGGCATCGACATCTTCTACAACAACGCCCTCCTCCACCCGCAAATGTTCTCCTTCTGGGCCAAGGCCGCCGCCGTCCGCGCCGCCATGCTGGCCCACCCGGAGGCCGAGTGGATCTGGTGGGTCGACTCCGACGCCGCCTTCACCGACATGGACTTCCTCCCGCCCCTCCCCCGCTACCACCGCCACAACATGGTCGTCCACGGCTGGGCCCACCTCCTCAGAGAGAAGCACACGTGGACAGGGATCAACGCAGGAGTTTTCCTCCTGCGCAACTCCCAGTGGGGGCTGGACTTCCTTGAAGTGTGGGCCAGCATGGGCCCACAGTCTCCAGACTACGCCAAATGGGGTCAAACCCTAAGATCTTTCTTCGAGGACAAGATGTTCCCTGAGTCCGATGATCAGTCCGGCCTCATCTACTTGTACCTAAAGGAGAAGTGGGGAGAAAAAATCTACGTGGAGGATGAGTACTATTTAGAAGGGTATTGGCTTGATATCGTTCCGATTATCGAGAATGTGACGGTGAGGTACACGGAGATCGAGAGGAATGTGGTGGCCCTGAGGCGGAGGCACGCAGAGAAGGTGAGCGATGGGTACGCTAGGGTGTGGGAGGAGCAACTTAAAGGGAAGGCGGGCTTGAGGAGGCCTTTTGTCACTCATTTCACCGGATGCCAGCCCTGCAATGGGGACCATAACCGGATGTATTCGCGCGAGAGCTGCTCTGATGCCATGACGAAGGCGCTGACGTTTGCGGATAATCAAGTGCTTAGGAATTATGGGTTCGTGCACCTGGATCTAAAGGATCCATCCACTGCTAATCCACTTCCTTTTGATTATCCTGCTTGA
- the LOC125211654 gene encoding alpha-1,3-arabinosyltransferase XAT3-like, producing the protein MEKYQKKQKLVFRLNTFILLLSLPLLFFGLDFFVFGQRISFDQHFSGVKKTVDEKEFIKFHLSRLVRGEDRRKLDETGFACDTAVHSVHCVSTKPVRIDTRNMTVYIPSCSDLQNETSLRPYARQEDLPKTVSPVRMILYRNNTDPPPCEFHHGLPAVVFSSGSTGNVFHEINDIIIPLYITTKQFGSRVLLVVEDYKPSFVAKYRAILSRLSYHEPINPAANATIHCFPSTIVGLKYHDNLAVNASDIPGGYGMPAFRTFLRATFSLRYAHVSQVPRPRLVFLSRTGTRRILNEDEMIEMIKDAGFQVLVVKRSKLASNVEKFSRLINSCSVLLGAHGAGLTNEIFLPTGAVMIQVELLGTEWASNTYYGDTARAMGVRYLRYRIDPDESSLVKLYGRNSSVVTDPGSVFIQRGLIPARIVFLDQQNVRINVARFRETIVEALSIVTDSFAR; encoded by the exons atggaaaaatatcaGAAGAAGCAGAAGCTTGTTTTTCGTCTCAATACATTCATTTTACTACTTTCCTTGCCTTTGCTCTTCTTTGGTCTCGATTTCTTCGTATTCGGGCAGAGAATTTCCTTCGATCAACACTTTTCCGGCGTGAAGAAGACGGTGGATGAGAaggaattcatcaaatttcatttatcaAGATTAGTTCGAG GGGAGGATCGTAGGAAACTTGATGAGACGGGCTTCGCCTGCGACACGGCCGTCCACTCCGTCCACTGCGTATCCACTAAACCCGTAAGAATCGACACACGGAACATGACCGTGTACATACCCTCCTGTTCGGACTTGCAGAACGAGACGTCTCTCCGGCCGTACGCGCGACAAGAAGACTTACCTAAAACGGTCTCCCCTGTCCGGATGATCTTGTATAGGAACAACACGGACCCGCCCCCGTGCGAGTTCCACCACGGCCTCCCGGCCGTGGTGTTTTCCTCGGGGAGCACGGGGAACGTGTTCCACGAGATTAATGACATCATCATCCCCCTCTACATCACCACCAAGCAGTTCGGGTCTCGCGTGCTACTCGTCGTCGAGGACTACAAGCCCTCGTTTGTCGCGAAATACCGCGCAATCCTCTCCCGTCTATCGTACCACGAGCCCATCAACCCGGCCGCAAACGCTACAATCCATTGTTTCCCATCTACTATAGTCGGGCTAAAGTACCATGACAACCTGGCAGTGAATGCCAGTGACATCCCAGGAGGGTACGGAATGCCAGCATTCCGTACCTTCCTGCGCGCCACCTTTAGCCTGCGGTACGCGCATGTGTCGCAGGTACCCAGGCCGAGGCTGGTGTTTCTGTCGCGCACTGGCACGAGGAGGATCCTCAACGAGGACGAAATGATCGAAATGATCAAGGACGCCGGGTTCCAGGTACTCGTGGTTAAACGGTCGAAACTAGCGTCGAACGTCGAGAAATTCTCGCGGCTAATAAACTCGTGCAGCGTGCTGCTCGGTGCCCACGGCGCCGGGCTCACGAACGAGATATTCCTGCCCACGGGCGCCGTGATGATCCAAGTGGAACTTCTCGGCACCGAGTGGGCTTCCAACACGTATTACGGTGACACGGCCCGCGCGATGGGCGTGCGCTACTTGCGCTACCGGATCGACCCCGACGAGAGCTCGCTGGTCAAGCTTTACGGCCGCAACAGCTCGGTCGTTACCGATCCGGGATCGGTGTTCATACAACGTGGTCTAATACCTGCGAGAATTGTGTTTCTTGATCAACAGAATGTAAGAATCAACGTTGCTCGATTTAGGGAGACAATTGTTGAAGCGCTTAGTATTGTTACGGATTCATTTGCTAGATAA
- the LOC125211652 gene encoding alpha-1,3-arabinosyltransferase XAT3-like, whose product MEKDQKKKHVFRLNTFILLLSLPLLGFGLDFSVFGQRISLSKHFFGGKTAVKKTVDEKEFIKFHVSRLVRGEDRKKLDETGFACDTAIHSIHCVSTKPVRIDTRNMTVYIPSGWDSQNETSIQPYGRQGDLPKQISPVRMILYGNNTDPPPCEFHHRLPAVVFSSGSTGNTFHEISEIIIPLYITTKQFGSRVLLVVEDYNPSFIAKYRTILSRLSYREPIDAAANATIHCFPSTVIGLKYHDNLALNASDIPGGYGMPEFRTFLRTTFSLRYAYVSQVPRPRLVFLSRTSTRRFLNEDKMIDMIKDVGFQVLVVRRLKLASNLEKFSRLINSCSVLLGIHGAGLTNDIFLPTGAVMIQVEPLGLEWVSNTYFGNTARAMGVHYLRYRIDRDESSLAKVYGRNSSVVTDPRSVFIQHGNRQARNIFLDQQNVRINLTRFRETIVEALSIVTDSPAR is encoded by the exons atggaaaaagatcAGAAGAAGAAGCATGTTTTTCGACTCAATACATTCATTTTACTACTTTCCCTCCCTTTGCTCGGCTTTGGTCTCGATTTCTCCGTATTCGGGCAGAGAATTTCCTTGAGTAAACACTTTTTCGGCGGCAAAACCGCCGTGAAGAAGACGGTGGATGAGAAggaatttatcaaatttcatgtaTCAAGACTAGTTCGAG GGGAGGATCGTAAGAAACTTGATGAGACGGGCTTCGCCTGCGACACGGCAATCCATTCCATCCACTGCGTATCCACTAAACCCGTAAGAATCGACACACGGAACATGACCGTGTACATACCCTCCGGTTGGGACTCGCAGAACGAGACGTCTATCCAGCCGTACGGGCGACAAGGAGACTTACCGAAACAAATCTCCCCTGTTCGGATGATCCTGTATGGCAACAACACGGACCCGCCCCCGTGCGAGTTCCACCACCGCCTCCCGGCCGTGGTGTTCTCCTCGGGGAGCACGGGGAACACGTTCCATGAGATTAGCGAGATCATCATCCCCCTCTACATCACCACCAAGCAGTTCGGGTCGCGCGTGCTCCTCGTCGTCGAGGACTACAATCCTTCGTTCATCGCGAAATACCGCACCATCCTCTCCCGTCTCTCGTACCGCGAGCCTATCGACGCGGCCGCGAATGCTACCATCCATTGTTTCCCGTCTACCGTAATCGGGCTAAAGTACCACGACAATCTGGCACTGAATGCCAGTGACATCCCAGGAGGGTACGGAATGCCTGAATTCCGTACCTTCCTGCGCACCACCTTTAGCCTGCGGTACGCGTACGTGTCGCAGGTACCCAGGCCGAGGCTGGTGTTTCTGTCGCGCACTAGCACAAGGAGGTTCCTCAACGAGGACAAAATGATCGACATGATCAAGGACGTCGGGTTCCAGGTACTCGTGGTTAGACGGTTGAAACTAGCGTCGAACCTCGAGAAATTCTCGCGGCTAATAAACTCGTGCAGCGTGCTGCTCGGCATCCATGGTGCCGGGCTCACGAACGATATATTCTTGCCCACGGGCGCCGTGATGATCCAAGTGGAGCCTCTGGGCCTCGAGTGGGTTTCCAACACGTACTTTGGCAACACGGCCCGCGCGATGGGCGTGCACTACCTGCGCTACCGGATTGACCGAGACGAGAGCTCGCTGGCAAAGGTATACGGCCGCAACAGCTCGGTCGTTACCGATCCGAGATCAGTGTTCATACAGCATGGTAACAGACAAGCGAGAAATATATTTCTTGATCAACAGAATGTAAGAATCAATCTTACTCGATTTAGGGAGACAATTGTTGAAGCGCTTAGTATTGTTACGGATTCGCCTGCTAGGTAA
- the LOC125211651 gene encoding alpha-1,3-arabinosyltransferase XAT3-like, whose amino-acid sequence MKMEKHEKKKKKHVFRLNTFKLLLLLCFVLNFFVFGQRISFDEHFSGGKTAMKKMMDEKEFIKFHVSRLVRGEDRRKLDGTGFACDNAVHSVHCVSTKPVRIDTRNMTVYIPSGEDSQNETSIVPFVRHGDLPKISPVRMILYGNNTDPPPCEFHHRLPAVVFSSGSTGNVFHEFSEIIIPLFITTMHFGSRVLLVIEDYKPSFVAKYRAILSRLSYHEPINAAANATIHCFPSTVIGLKYHDDLALNASDIPGGYGMPSFRTFLRTAFGLRYAHVLQVPRPRLMLLSRTSTRRFLNEDEMVDMIKDVGFQVLVVRRPKLASNLEKFSRLINSCSVLLGVHGAGLTNEIFLPAGAVMIQVELLGTEWASNRYYGDTARAMGVRYLRYPIDRDESSLVKLYGRNSSIVTDPGSVYIQHGQIPWRTIFLGLQNVRINLARFRETIVEALSFVTDSPII is encoded by the exons atgaaaatggaaaaacatgagaagaagaagaagaagcatgTTTTTCGGCTCAATACATTCAAATTACTACTTTTGCTCTGCTTTGTTCTCAATTTCTTCGTATTCGGGCAGAGAATTTCCTTTGATGAACACTTCTCCGGCGGCAAAACCGccatgaagaagatgatggaTGAGAAggaatttatcaaatttcatgtaTCAAGACTAGTTCGAG GGGAGGATCGTAGGAAACTTGATGGGACGGGCTTCGCCTGCGACAACGCCGTCCACTCCGTCCACTGCGTATCCACTAAACCCGTAAGAATCGATACACGGAACATGACCGTGTACATACCCTCCGGTGAGGACTCGCAGAACGAGACGTCCATCGTGCCGTTCGTGCGACACGGAGACTTACCGAAGATCTCCCCTGTTCGGATGATTTTGTATGGCAACAACACGGACCCGCCCCCGTGCGAGTTCCACCACCGCCTCCCGGCCGTGGTGTTCTCCTCGGGGAGCACGGGGAACGTGTTCCACGAGTTTAGCGAGATCATCATCCCTCTCTTCATTACCACCATGCACTTCGGGTCGCGCGTTCTCCTCGTCATCGAGGACTACAAGCCCTCGTTCGTCGCAAAATACCGCGCAATCCTCTCCCGTCTCTCGTACCACGAGCCTATCAACGCGGCCGCGAACGCTACCATCCATTGCTTCCCGTCTACCGTAATCGGGCTAAAGTACCACGACGACCTGGCACTGAATGCCAGTGACATCCCAGGAGGGTACGGAATGCCATCATTCCGTACCTTCCTGCGCACCGCCTTCGGCCTGCGGTACGCGCATGTGTTGCAGGTACCCAGGCCGAGGCTGATGCTTCTGTCGCGCACTAGCACAAGGAGGTTCCTCAACGAGGACGAAATGGTCGATATGATCAAGGACGTCGGGTTCCAGGTACTCGTGGTTAGACGGCCGAAACTAGCGTCGAACCTCGAGAAATTCTCGCGGCTGATAAACTCGTGCAGCGTGCTGCTCGGCGTGCATGGCGCGGGGCTCACGAACGAGATATTCCTGCCCGCGGGCGCCGTGATGATCCAAGTGGAACTTCTCGGCACCGAGTGGGCTTCCAACAGGTATTACGGTGACACAGCCCGCGCGATGGGCGTGCGCTACTTGCGCTACCCGATCGACCGGGACGAGAGCTCGCTGGTCAAGCTATACGGCCGCAACAGCTCGATCGTAACCGATCCGGGATCGGTGTACATACAACATGGTCAAATACCTTGGAGAACTATATTTCTTGGTCTACAGAATGTAAGAATCAATCTTGCTCGATTTAGGGAAACCATAGTTGAAGCGCTTAGTTTTGTTACAGATTCGCCaattatatga